From one Triticum urartu cultivar G1812 chromosome 3, Tu2.1, whole genome shotgun sequence genomic stretch:
- the LOC125542762 gene encoding uncharacterized protein LOC125542762, which yields MVMDTTDPGYWLNWRFMLCATWVYSCMALAFYLIWKYEGPSSPAGNDEGGDREEARPRIGPGVVYLEDCWKPCLEEIHPAWLLAFRLVSFLFMASVLVSDVIVDGWTVFLYYTQWTFLLVTLYFGLGSVLSFYGCYQYACKTAKSDGDHGSYIIAPTGESTYDDSIKSSCFNRTHNGREIAGFWGYLFQIMFQTNAGAVMLTDMVFWFILYPFLARNQYQMNFLLIGTHSLNALFIIGDTALNSLRFPWFRISYFMLWTGLFVSVQWIIHANVSIWWPYPFLDLTYPRAPVWYLVVALLHFPCYGLFALVLRIKRSLLESWFPHSYTYVK from the exons ATGGTCATGGACACCACTGACCCGGGCTACTGGCTCAACTGGAGGTTCATGCTCTGCGCGACCTGGGTCTACTCCTGTATGGCCCTGGCGTTCTACTTGATCTGGAAGTACGAGGGGCCAAGTTCGCCGGCCGGCAACGACGAGGGGGGCGACAGAGAGGAGGCTCGGCCCAGGATCGGACCCGGAGTTGTGTATCTTGAGGACTGCTGGAAGCCGTGCCTTGAGGAGATCCATCCCGCTTGGCTGCTGGCTTTTCGCCTTGTGTCGTTCTTGTTCATGGCTTCGGTGCTTGTCTCTGATGTTATTGTCGATGGATGGACCGTCTTCCTTTACTACACTCA GTGGACCTTCTTGCTTGTCACCTTGTACTTTGGG CTTGGTTCGGTGCTTTCTTTCTATGGATGTTATCAGTACGCGTGCAAGACGGCTAAATCTGATGGAGATCATGGCTCTTATATCATTGCTCCAACGGGGGAAAGTACATACGACGATTCCATCAAAAGTTCTTGTTTCAATAGAACACATAATGGTCGGGAAATTGCAGGATTTTGGGGTTATCTGTTCCAGATTATGTTTCAG ACAAATGCAGGTGCTGTGATGCTTACGGATATGGTGTTTTGGTTCATTCTCTACCCTTTTCTTGCCCGGAATCAGTATCAAATGAATTTT TTGCTGATTGGAACACATTCACTCAATGCTCTCTTCATAATCGGTGATACTGCTTTGAATAGCCTG CGTTTTCCATGGTTTAGAATATCATATTTCATGCTCTGGACAGGACTTTTTGTCAGTGTTCAGTGGATCATCCATGCTAATGTGTCGATTTG GTGGCCTTACCCATTCCTAGACTTGACATACCCTCGAGCACCTGTCTG GTACTTGGTGGTGGCACTGCTTCACTTCCCTTGTTATGGCCTCTTCGCCCTAGTCCTGAGGATCAAGAGATCTCTCCTGGAAAGCTGGTTCCCACATAGTTACACATACGTGAAGTAG